One genomic window of Azospirillum sp. TSH58 includes the following:
- a CDS encoding DUF484 family protein produces the protein MGREPGHTPHRKDAPTAEEVHAYLRDHPDFLVHHGDLVHHLTPPSQDRGRGVVDLQAYMVERLRGEVRLLKDQQRELIGTSRANMNSQNRIHAAVLFLLDAQSFEQLIQTITTDLAVLLDLDVACLIVESNGHDTPHVQTSGVRVVEPGTVDRWLGKADVALNADIQGDPELYGPGAGLVRSELLIRLQVSSETPEGMLAFGSREPDSFHNGQGTELVGFLARVVERVIRGWLELPA, from the coding sequence ATGGGCCGGGAGCCGGGACACACCCCCCACCGGAAGGACGCGCCGACCGCCGAGGAGGTGCACGCCTACCTGCGGGACCATCCCGACTTCCTGGTCCATCACGGCGATCTGGTCCACCACCTGACCCCGCCGTCGCAGGACCGCGGGCGCGGGGTGGTGGACCTGCAGGCCTACATGGTCGAGCGGCTGCGCGGCGAGGTCCGCCTGCTGAAGGACCAGCAGCGCGAGCTGATCGGCACCTCGCGCGCCAACATGAACAGCCAGAACCGCATCCACGCGGCCGTGCTGTTTCTCCTCGACGCCCAGAGCTTCGAGCAGCTCATCCAGACCATCACCACCGATCTGGCGGTGCTGCTCGACCTGGACGTCGCCTGCCTGATCGTCGAATCGAACGGCCACGACACCCCGCATGTCCAGACCTCCGGCGTGCGGGTGGTCGAGCCGGGGACCGTCGACCGCTGGCTGGGCAAGGCCGACGTGGCGCTGAACGCCGACATCCAGGGCGACCCGGAGCTGTACGGCCCCGGCGCCGGGCTGGTGCGGTCGGAGTTGCTGATCCGCCTCCAGGTGTCCAGCGAGACGCCGGAGGGCATGCTGGCCTTCGGCAGCCGCGAGCCGGACAGCTTCCACAACGGCCAGGGCACCGAGCTGGTCGGCTTCCTCGCCCGCGTGGTCGAGCGGGTGATCCGCGGCTGGCTCGAACTGCCGGCCTGA
- the fsa gene encoding fructose-6-phosphate aldolase encodes MKFFVDTADIAEIRDLADTGLLDGVTTNPSLVAKSGRSFLDLVAEICDVVSGPVSAEVASTDFETMLAEGKKLAKIADNVAVKVPLTQAGLKVCKALSSEGTMVNVTLCFSPAQAILAAKAGASFVSPFVGRLDDIGQDGMGLIADIVEIYSNYDYFKTEVLVASIRNPIHIVDSARLGAHVVTAPPSVLKQLFNHPLTDKGLAQFVADWQKTGQSIL; translated from the coding sequence ATGAAGTTCTTCGTTGACACCGCCGACATCGCCGAGATCCGCGATCTGGCCGACACCGGCCTGCTGGACGGTGTTACCACCAACCCCTCCCTCGTCGCCAAGTCCGGTCGCAGCTTCCTCGACCTCGTGGCCGAAATTTGTGATGTGGTGAGCGGCCCGGTCAGCGCCGAGGTGGCGTCCACCGACTTCGAGACCATGCTGGCGGAAGGAAAGAAGCTTGCCAAGATCGCCGACAACGTCGCGGTCAAGGTTCCGCTGACCCAGGCCGGCCTGAAGGTCTGCAAGGCGCTGTCCTCCGAAGGGACGATGGTCAACGTCACGCTGTGCTTCTCCCCGGCCCAGGCGATCCTGGCCGCCAAGGCCGGCGCCAGCTTCGTGTCGCCCTTCGTCGGCCGTCTGGACGACATCGGGCAGGACGGCATGGGCCTGATCGCCGACATCGTGGAGATTTACAGCAACTACGATTACTTCAAGACCGAGGTGCTGGTCGCGTCGATCCGCAACCCGATCCACATCGTCGACTCCGCCCGTCTGGGCGCGCATGTCGTCACCGCCCCGCCGTCGGTGCTGAAGCAGCTCTTCAACCACCCGCTGACCGACAAGGGGCTGGCCCAGTTCGTGGCCGACTGGCAGAAGACCGGCCAGTCCATCCTCTGA